The Candidatus Binatus sp. genome window below encodes:
- a CDS encoding glycosyltransferase family 39 protein, with protein MSRAKSSKPPRMTPSGVPLIPGILEWGIVAAIMQLAMVMVKSTGWRRGLELMPWPDGLEYAASAVNLANGRGAVLHFGGYTYPSRYTGGYPAILGFFHGIFGEHLPLFFASFILGLLSVFGIFMLARAYFGRAAGAIAALTLALSPVFITYSYLVMSDVPTLCVTICAAVMLVLATSDYAIQSPSWMRMSAWLMFGLFAGFSTIIRPTNAVILVGLALCVLMVPLEHRDLPGIVKAAIGVAIGFAIPVAWQLHQNAINLGSAFASGYVWWVPEVYGAGGKTFSIAYLFGPTMPRNPHGNVVVYATTILGLDGMLGDPGDSRYFLYPFAAAVFAIVGFIATLRATGRSAARRLIWFGLGYLAALTGLYCFYVFTDVAFILPAAFVLFIAAGSGASVANRWMRDVFRNRRRSAGQFAGAAGVIVLDLALIVSMASEAAVRLSARPADSAMVASLEEQDSTLPDDATVVSNISLQFLELYLPGEDRRFVGLNSLDPGERFTDYHLHRLYEKRASGWNGAVPPVVFDGSQMSAEADSLASAMGAKTPVFLLLAAPESDDYAGVLKTELDQLQEKFTVEPISQNKVVALYRLTARN; from the coding sequence ATGAGCCGCGCGAAGTCATCGAAACCGCCCCGCATGACCCCGTCGGGCGTACCCCTTATACCGGGCATTCTCGAATGGGGAATCGTCGCTGCGATCATGCAGCTCGCGATGGTGATGGTTAAATCTACCGGCTGGCGACGCGGACTCGAATTGATGCCTTGGCCGGATGGACTCGAGTACGCCGCGTCGGCGGTGAACCTGGCAAATGGTCGCGGTGCGGTGCTGCATTTCGGTGGATATACTTACCCGTCGCGCTATACCGGCGGCTACCCGGCGATCCTCGGATTCTTCCACGGCATCTTTGGCGAACACCTTCCACTGTTTTTCGCCTCGTTCATTCTCGGGCTGCTCTCGGTCTTCGGCATTTTCATGCTGGCGCGCGCCTATTTCGGGCGCGCGGCCGGCGCGATTGCGGCACTGACGCTCGCGCTCTCCCCCGTCTTCATCACCTATTCATACCTCGTGATGAGCGACGTGCCCACGTTGTGCGTGACGATCTGCGCCGCGGTGATGCTGGTGTTGGCGACATCGGACTACGCGATCCAATCGCCGAGCTGGATGCGGATGTCGGCATGGCTGATGTTCGGTCTCTTCGCGGGGTTCTCGACGATCATTCGCCCGACCAACGCCGTCATCCTTGTTGGTCTCGCATTGTGCGTCTTGATGGTGCCGCTTGAACATCGAGATCTTCCAGGCATCGTCAAAGCGGCGATCGGAGTAGCGATTGGATTCGCGATTCCGGTCGCGTGGCAGTTGCATCAGAACGCGATCAATCTCGGCAGCGCGTTCGCCAGCGGCTACGTGTGGTGGGTGCCCGAGGTCTATGGCGCCGGCGGCAAGACCTTCAGCATCGCGTATCTGTTCGGTCCCACGATGCCGCGAAATCCGCACGGCAACGTCGTCGTGTACGCCACAACGATCCTCGGGCTGGACGGGATGCTCGGCGATCCCGGCGACTCGCGATACTTCCTCTACCCATTCGCGGCGGCGGTGTTCGCGATTGTCGGGTTCATCGCGACCCTTCGCGCGACCGGAAGATCCGCGGCGCGGCGCCTGATTTGGTTCGGGCTCGGCTACCTTGCCGCATTGACCGGGCTCTACTGTTTCTACGTGTTCACCGACGTGGCCTTCATCCTGCCGGCCGCGTTCGTACTGTTCATCGCGGCGGGCTCGGGCGCGTCGGTGGCGAATCGATGGATGCGCGACGTGTTCCGAAACCGGCGTCGAAGCGCCGGTCAGTTCGCGGGCGCGGCGGGCGTGATCGTGCTCGACTTGGCTCTGATCGTGTCGATGGCTTCGGAAGCGGCCGTGCGATTGAGCGCGCGGCCCGCGGACTCCGCAATGGTTGCGAGCCTCGAGGAGCAGGATTCGACGCTGCCTGACGACGCGACCGTAGTCAGCAATATCTCGCTGCAGTTTCTGGAACTGTATTTGCCCGGTGAAGATCGGCGCTTCGTCGGCCTGAACTCGCTCGACCCGGGCGAACGATTCACCGACTACCATCTGCATCGCCTGTACGAGAAACGCGCTTCGGGATGGAACGGCGCGGTGCCGCCGGTCGTGTTCGACGGTTCTCAAATGTCCGCCGAGGCGGACTCGCTCGCATCGGCGATGGGCGCGAAGACCCCGGTCTTTCTTTTGCTTGCCGCGCCCGAGTCGGATGATTACGCCGGCGTGCTCAAGACTGAGCTCGATCAGTTGCAGGAAAAATTCACCGTCGAGCCAATCTCGCAGAACAAGGTGGTCGCGCTGTATCGGCTGACGGCGCGGAACTAA
- a CDS encoding APC family permease yields MRSRAPSSAAPPAHRSPRKLGLIPLVCVMYLVVSGGAYGLEDAVRMAGPRLTLMLCLIVPLTLSLPTALMAAELTALMPVEGGFYFWVKEALGPLAGFAEAYLTILYTAVDMAIYPVLFAGYLSFILPLGPTAQIAIGVALVWLAGGLNFLGVRPVGMASIVLAAMLVSPFAALVIVGLPRLVHFTMPTPPLFGADPWGAMAAGLTVVIWNFSGWENLSVVSAEIENPQRNYLRAILIALPIMVAGYVLPLAVSVSGAVTAADWGTGSFSHVGYAIGGPALGGALALGGAVMSFAVFEAAMLWVSRMPFVLARERYLSPPLAELWSATATPGKSILLCCIVFTLLVPVGFVGLVVLDVFFYMAALVLELLALIRLRKRMPDRTGMFTIGGGRVGLALVGSLPILTWAATFGLAVSAGVGKVDFILAIVLGVCVWPAYAICRRRYGGPPAIDPPPTSITA; encoded by the coding sequence ATGCGTTCCCGAGCGCCTTCGAGCGCCGCCCCGCCGGCGCATCGTTCGCCCCGCAAGCTCGGGCTCATCCCGCTGGTATGCGTGATGTACCTGGTCGTAAGCGGCGGCGCGTACGGCCTCGAGGATGCGGTCCGGATGGCGGGGCCGCGCCTGACGCTGATGCTGTGTCTCATCGTGCCGCTGACGCTGAGCCTGCCGACGGCACTGATGGCGGCGGAGTTGACGGCCTTGATGCCGGTGGAAGGCGGCTTCTACTTTTGGGTCAAGGAAGCGCTCGGACCGCTGGCCGGCTTCGCCGAGGCATATTTGACAATTCTGTACACCGCCGTGGACATGGCGATTTATCCGGTGCTTTTCGCGGGCTATCTTTCGTTCATCCTTCCGCTCGGCCCGACGGCCCAAATTGCGATCGGCGTCGCGCTGGTATGGCTGGCGGGTGGACTTAATTTTCTCGGCGTCAGGCCGGTTGGGATGGCGTCGATCGTGCTTGCCGCGATGCTCGTGTCGCCGTTCGCGGCGCTGGTGATCGTTGGCCTCCCGCGCCTGGTTCATTTCACGATGCCGACGCCGCCGCTGTTCGGCGCGGATCCGTGGGGTGCGATGGCGGCGGGACTGACGGTGGTCATATGGAACTTCAGCGGATGGGAAAACCTGAGCGTCGTGTCCGCGGAGATCGAAAATCCGCAGCGTAACTATTTGCGCGCCATCCTGATCGCGCTGCCGATAATGGTCGCCGGCTACGTGCTTCCGCTGGCGGTGTCCGTCTCGGGCGCCGTCACCGCCGCGGACTGGGGCACCGGCTCGTTCTCGCACGTGGGCTACGCCATCGGCGGACCCGCGCTTGGCGGCGCGCTGGCGCTGGGCGGCGCGGTGATGTCGTTCGCGGTGTTCGAGGCCGCGATGCTGTGGGTGTCGCGGATGCCGTTCGTGCTCGCTCGCGAGCGCTACCTGTCGCCGCCGCTGGCCGAGCTCTGGTCCGCGACCGCGACGCCGGGCAAGTCGATTCTGCTCTGCTGCATCGTCTTCACGCTGCTCGTGCCGGTCGGATTCGTCGGGCTGGTCGTGCTCGACGTATTCTTTTACATGGCGGCGCTTGTGCTGGAGCTGCTCGCCCTGATCCGGCTGCGGAAACGGATGCCGGATCGCACCGGGATGTTCACGATTGGCGGCGGCCGCGTCGGTCTCGCGCTCGTCGGATCGCTTCCGATTCTGACCTGGGCCGCGACTTTCGGGTTGGCCGTCTCGGCCGGCGTAGGCAAGGTCGATTTCATCCTGGCGATCGTGCTCGGCGTATGCGTTTGGCCCGCCTACGCGATTTGCAGGCGGCGCTACGGCGGGCCGCCCGCGATCGATCCTCCGCCCACCAGCATCACTGCATGA
- a CDS encoding tetratricopeptide repeat protein, translating to MIFFSTRAIIALGAASIAFVGCAKITSTKFEPVRTVSVGGDNPFGGAPAVEVPADARAMSAFLKAEFAMNEGDREEALKDYAEAVQYDPTNAALKVRLATLYVRDGRLKEALEQVNQALAINPDSADGRLLGAGISSALGDDATAEKDYREVLRLNPKNQEAYLYLGTLYAKRGDFGEAEKTFEQLIKLDPNSFLGYYYAGKVMVASKNYPAAEKYYQKALDLNPQSELVLLDFALLRERQQRPQDALAYYNKITQINPNNELVRKRKAEILVGQKKYDQALEELKRAEQVETNPADTRTKIGLLYLEQGNFDDAATEFNLVLGSEPNNYRVHYYLGTVYTELSENDKAIREFDKIPADNGHYVESRLQLAYLYDKQNKYDDALGALKDALASKPNDPEIIGFMVGVYQEKKDYPAAIELARKMVAADPKSDKFRFTLGAALDQNKQRAEAMAEMRKAIELNPANAQALNYLGYSYAEQGANLVEAEKLIKRALDIEPEDGFYVDSLGWVYYQKGDYKRAVEQLERAVNLTGNDPTITEHLGDAYRKLGKVKEAGQEYSDALKKAQESDQVARLKDKIQVLQNAASAGH from the coding sequence ATGATATTTTTTAGTACACGCGCGATCATCGCACTCGGCGCCGCGTCGATTGCGTTTGTTGGCTGCGCCAAAATCACCAGCACGAAGTTCGAGCCGGTTCGCACCGTCAGCGTGGGCGGGGATAATCCCTTCGGCGGCGCGCCGGCGGTGGAGGTCCCTGCCGATGCGCGCGCGATGAGCGCGTTCCTGAAGGCCGAGTTCGCGATGAATGAAGGCGACCGCGAAGAGGCGCTCAAGGATTACGCCGAGGCGGTCCAGTACGATCCCACCAACGCCGCGCTCAAGGTTCGCCTGGCCACGCTCTACGTCCGCGACGGGCGCCTGAAGGAGGCGCTCGAGCAGGTGAACCAGGCGCTCGCGATCAATCCGGATTCCGCCGACGGCCGTCTGCTCGGCGCAGGCATCAGCTCGGCGCTCGGCGACGACGCGACTGCGGAAAAGGACTACCGCGAGGTATTGCGTCTCAATCCCAAAAATCAGGAAGCCTATCTGTATCTCGGCACCCTCTACGCCAAGCGGGGCGATTTCGGCGAAGCCGAGAAGACCTTCGAGCAGCTGATCAAGCTCGATCCCAATTCATTCCTTGGCTACTACTACGCCGGCAAGGTGATGGTGGCGTCGAAGAACTACCCGGCCGCCGAAAAATATTATCAAAAGGCGCTCGATCTCAATCCGCAGTCGGAGCTGGTGCTGCTTGATTTTGCGCTGTTGCGCGAGCGCCAGCAGCGGCCCCAGGACGCGCTGGCGTATTACAACAAGATCACGCAAATCAACCCGAACAACGAGCTGGTTCGAAAGCGCAAGGCGGAAATCCTGGTCGGTCAGAAAAAATACGACCAGGCATTGGAGGAGCTCAAACGCGCCGAGCAGGTCGAAACCAATCCCGCCGACACCCGCACCAAGATCGGCCTGCTCTACCTCGAGCAGGGCAATTTTGACGACGCCGCGACCGAGTTCAACCTCGTGCTTGGCTCCGAGCCGAACAACTACCGCGTCCACTATTACCTCGGCACGGTGTACACGGAACTTTCCGAGAACGACAAGGCGATCCGCGAGTTCGACAAAATTCCCGCCGACAACGGGCATTACGTCGAGTCGCGGCTGCAGCTCGCCTACCTGTACGACAAGCAGAACAAGTACGACGACGCGCTCGGCGCGCTGAAGGACGCGCTCGCCAGTAAGCCCAACGACCCCGAAATCATCGGCTTCATGGTCGGCGTCTATCAGGAAAAGAAGGATTATCCGGCAGCGATCGAGCTCGCGCGCAAGATGGTCGCGGCCGATCCCAAAAGTGACAAGTTCCGCTTCACGCTCGGCGCAGCGCTCGATCAGAACAAACAGCGCGCAGAAGCCATGGCCGAGATGAGAAAGGCGATCGAGCTCAATCCCGCCAATGCGCAGGCGCTGAACTACCTCGGCTACAGTTACGCCGAACAGGGCGCCAACCTGGTCGAGGCCGAAAAGCTAATCAAGCGCGCGCTCGATATCGAGCCCGAAGACGGCTTCTACGTCGATAGCCTGGGATGGGTTTACTATCAGAAAGGCGACTACAAGCGCGCCGTCGAGCAGTTGGAGCGCGCGGTCAACCTGACCGGCAACGACCCCACTATCACCGAGCATCTTGGCGACGCGTATCGCAAGCTGGGCAAAGTCAAGGAAGCGGGCCAGGAGTACTCGGACGCGCTGAAGAAGGCGCAGGAATCCGACCAGGTCGCACGGCTCAAGGATAAAATTCAGGTCCTGCAGAATGCCGCCAGCGCGGGCCACTGA